The Planctellipticum variicoloris DNA window GACCGCTGGATGGCGCGGGGGAGGGGCAATAACGCTTCTGCGGCGTTGGCGAACTGTTGTGCGATCCGGCCGGCTGACGTTGCTCCCCGGTCGCGTATTTTTCCGACCGTAACACTTCAAAGTCTGGACTTGTTGGCGTGCCGTTGAGAATTGCGCGTTCGCCGACGCCAGTTACGCCGATGATTCAGCGGATCACGTTGTGTTTTCGAGGTGGCGCGCGTGATGACGAATCCGCACCTGTTTCGCGACCTGCAGACGAGTTTGGACCGAACATGAACGGCGATTCGGATTTGACGCCAAGCTCCAGTCTGGCCGTTCACGAACGGTCCAGTTCGCAAGGTTCCACCGGTCGTCCCGGAACCGAGCCGGCAACCGGGCAATTCGCCGGTGCAGGCGCACGGTCACCCCAGTCGGTCTTCGAAGAAATCTGGTCGTCGGTGGCGGAGATCGAGGTCGCTGCGTGGGAGCAGGTCCGTCCCGCCTCCGACATCTTTCTGGACCTCCGGCTGCTGCGGGCTGTCGAAACCAGCATGGGGTCGACATGCCGGTTTCGCTACGTCCTCTACCGCAACGCGGCCTCCGAGCCGGTGGCCATCGCCGTGTTCTGCACGTTTACGATCGATATCGGAGTCCTGGCCGATGACGACTGGTCGCGGTGGGCGCTGGGACTGTGCCGGCGGATTTCGCGCTGGCTGGTGGATTACCGCATCGCGTTCTGCGGCCTGCCGTTGTCCGCGTGTCAGAGCAGCCTGCGTTTCGTTCCGGGAGCTGACACGACTGCCATCCTGGGGAAGCTCGATCAGACGCTGCGTCGGCTGGCTCGCAAAGACGGCGCCAGCATTCTCGTCTTCAAAGAATTCGCCGACGACGAGCTTCCGCCGCTGGAGGCGCTGATGCCTCTCGGATATCGGCGGGCCGACAGCCTGCCGACGCACGTGCTGGCGTTGCAGAGCACCACGTTCGACGGCTACCTGCAGGATGTCGGCAAGAAGAAGCGGCACCACATCCGCCAGTCGATGAAGAAGTTCGCCGAGAGCGGGATTCAGGTGGTGACGACGTCCGATCTGGCCACGATCGAGCGGCTCTTCACGCCGGAAGTGCATCAGTTGTATGAAGCGGTGTTGAACCGTTCGAAGACGCAGCTTGAACGCCTGCCGCGCGCCTTCTTCCTGGAAATGGCCCGTCAGTTGCCGGACTGCAGCGAGTTCCAGTTCGCACTGGAGAGCGACCGCGTCGTGGGCTTCTGCATTTCCGTCCGGGCCGGGCACGAATATCGGCCGCTGTTTGTCGGCTTCGACTACGAGCGCAATCGGGACGTTGATCTCTATTTCAATCTGCTGTTCCGGACGATTGCCGACGGCGCGGGGCATGGCGCGGCGATTGTGGAACTGGGGCAGAATTCCGACTACTTGAAACGGACGAAACTGGGTTGTCTGCAGGCCCGCCGGTCGATCTTTGTCCGCGGTCGCAACGCCCTGATGAACGGGGTGATCGGGCTGTTGTTCAAACAACTGTTCCCGCCCCGTCCGTTGCACGGTGAAGGGCAGGGGGAATAGCTCCGGGCGGGGCTACTCGCCTTTGGCCCTGGCGATTGCAAAGTCGACCAGCTCCTGGCAGTGGAAGAAGCCCTCCCAGAAATTGTGCCCCTGGCCCCGGGCGATGATGAGCTGCACGGAGTCTTTCGCGCCGGCGGCCTCGTAGCGCGCCAGCAGCTCCGCCGAGTTCTCTTTGAGCGGCACGACCTTGTCGTCGTCGCCGTGAATGATGCAGATCGGGACTCGCGCTTTGATCAGTCCGCCAATCCGCTCGATCGGATTGAGCTCCGTCAGCCGGTCCTGCAATTCGGCGGGCGTCACGCCATAGGCCGGGGCCGCCTTCTCCAGACCGGGGTACGTGCGGAAATCGAAGACCGGATAGATCCCTGCGATGCCGGCGACCTTGTCGGGGTTGGCCGCCGCCCAACTCGTGACCCACAGGCCGCCCCGGCTGCGGCCCAGCAGACAGGGCTTTGCGGCAAAGCCGCGATTCCTCGTCAGCTCGTTATAGAGCGAGGTGAACAGCATCTGGCTGCGCGGACTGCCATAGGCCTCGTCGACGTCGATCCCCGCGACCGCCACGCCGGCGGCCAGGAACTTTTCGTGCATCCATTTCTCGTGGGAGTCGGGATATCCCGGCAGCGTGGGACCATACATGATCCACGGTTGCGGCGTCCGGCGCAGTTCTTTGGCTGGCCACAGAATGAAGGCGGGCCGACCTTCGACGCGGAAGGCTTCACCGGGAAGAATCAGCTTCTTGATGGCCAGGGACGCCGGATCCTGATTGCCGGAGTCCTGCGCCAGAACCGGGGCCGACGCGAAAACGAGAGCGATTGCCAGACAGTGTCGCATGGGAGATTCCTGGTGCGGAGATTGGTCCGGGTATCGTGGCAGACGGCGTTCTGTCGGTCAATCGGCCGCATGTTGCCGACTTCATTGAAGTCCGTTGTCAGTCCTGCGACGCCATGGATCATGGCTGCTTGAGTTTCCGCAGGCTGTCCTCCTGCCGAAACGGCAGATCGACATTGACCTCACTTCGCTCGATCACGAGAATCCCGCGGTTCACCGACGCGGAGCGGCGGCCCGGTTCCTGTGAGGCGGAAGGAGACGCACGATGTCCAATCAAGCCGGGTTGCAGAGCGGAGTCAGTCGGTCGCCGCTGGGTTCGGCGGCGACGCTCGACGGTCCTACGCACCCGATTCGCCGGACTGGATTGCGATCGGCGGTCAAAGGTATGACGGCCTGGCTGGATCGAGTGCTTTATCCGGGCTTTGGCTGCAACTGGGACGACGAACGATTCCGTGCGGCGATTCTTGAGCATGTCTGCGCGGAGACGGACTGCCTGGACTACGGAGCGGGACGGGGAAACGTCCGACAGATGAATTTTCGCGGGATCGCCCGCCGCGTGGCCGGGATCGATCCGGAACCCGAGGTGCATGACAATCCGCATCTCGATGAATCCGGCCTGCTCGATCTGCAGACCGGCCGCATCCCCTATCCGGATGCCGCGTTTGACCTGGTTTTCGCGGACAACGTGATGGAGCACGTCGAGGATCCGGACCAGGTGTTCTGCGAAATTCAGCGCGTTCTGAGGCCGGGCGGAAGATTCCTCGCCAAGACGCCCAACAAGTGGCATTACATGCCGACGATAGCGCGATCGACGCCGACCTGGTTCCACCGGTTCTACAACCGGCTGCGCGGACGGGACGTCGTCGATACGTTTCCGACGACCTATCAATGCAATACGCGGGCCGCGGTGGTGAAG harbors:
- a CDS encoding GNAT family N-acetyltransferase, with the protein product MNGDSDLTPSSSLAVHERSSSQGSTGRPGTEPATGQFAGAGARSPQSVFEEIWSSVAEIEVAAWEQVRPASDIFLDLRLLRAVETSMGSTCRFRYVLYRNAASEPVAIAVFCTFTIDIGVLADDDWSRWALGLCRRISRWLVDYRIAFCGLPLSACQSSLRFVPGADTTAILGKLDQTLRRLARKDGASILVFKEFADDELPPLEALMPLGYRRADSLPTHVLALQSTTFDGYLQDVGKKKRHHIRQSMKKFAESGIQVVTTSDLATIERLFTPEVHQLYEAVLNRSKTQLERLPRAFFLEMARQLPDCSEFQFALESDRVVGFCISVRAGHEYRPLFVGFDYERNRDVDLYFNLLFRTIADGAGHGAAIVELGQNSDYLKRTKLGCLQARRSIFVRGRNALMNGVIGLLFKQLFPPRPLHGEGQGE
- a CDS encoding alpha/beta hydrolase family protein; translation: MRHCLAIALVFASAPVLAQDSGNQDPASLAIKKLILPGEAFRVEGRPAFILWPAKELRRTPQPWIMYGPTLPGYPDSHEKWMHEKFLAAGVAVAGIDVDEAYGSPRSQMLFTSLYNELTRNRGFAAKPCLLGRSRGGLWVTSWAAANPDKVAGIAGIYPVFDFRTYPGLEKAAPAYGVTPAELQDRLTELNPIERIGGLIKARVPICIIHGDDDKVVPLKENSAELLARYEAAGAKDSVQLIIARGQGHNFWEGFFHCQELVDFAIARAKGE
- a CDS encoding class I SAM-dependent methyltransferase, which gives rise to MSNQAGLQSGVSRSPLGSAATLDGPTHPIRRTGLRSAVKGMTAWLDRVLYPGFGCNWDDERFRAAILEHVCAETDCLDYGAGRGNVRQMNFRGIARRVAGIDPEPEVHDNPHLDESGLLDLQTGRIPYPDAAFDLVFADNVMEHVEDPDQVFCEIQRVLRPGGRFLAKTPNKWHYMPTIARSTPTWFHRFYNRLRGRDVVDTFPTTYQCNTRAAVVKSAAVAGLVVRNVQFIEGRPEYLRITPPTYVCGWLYERLVNSSRVFEGFRCVMIFELQKPPST